A window of the Hevea brasiliensis isolate MT/VB/25A 57/8 chromosome 6, ASM3005281v1, whole genome shotgun sequence genome harbors these coding sequences:
- the LOC110666892 gene encoding receptor-like protein 9DC3, whose amino-acid sequence MSLDPLDNQNLMLDTIVFNKLVQNLPNLREVDLSYVNMFLAEPISLMNLSSSLSSLQLMECGLQGEFPGKLLQRPKLRVLDLRGNDHCLPRSNWSCSLETLYLSYTKIAIHLEHDLISNLRSVKRLSLGGCNFVGSNAAFFGDLRQLHELSIPLDNFSGQIPAVFENLKHLTLLSLSSNKFSGQIPPSLANLNQLISLFLFNNNLNGHFQHNSLIYIYLSNNKLEGAMPSSVCKLKLAQVHDFSNNSFNDFIPHCLGRFSNDLLVLHLGMNNFHGSIRTSFSNNNSLMYLNFNGNLLERRIPSTITNCKNLEVLDIGNNKIDDTFPVFWHTLKQLQVLILQSNKLHGSLKDAIGNYSFSKLRIFDISNNSSSGPWPLEYFISLEAMIVPNQEIEYMRLVDLIFLSVFHVSHYQLEGHIPLDKQLDTFDSNSYEGNPRLCGFPLRKACENGERQLVTPLEEDSKSENGFGWKAVLIGDICSFVFGI is encoded by the exons ATGTCGCTTGATCCATTAGATAATCAAAACTTGATGCTAGATACAATCGTGTTCAACAAACTTGTTCAAAATCTACCAAATCTAAGAGAAGTTGATCTGAGTTATGTAAATATGTTTTTGGCTGAACCTATTTCCTTGATGAATTTGTCTTCCTCATTGTCTTCTCTCCAACTCATGGAATGTGGATTACAAGGGGAATTCCCAGGCAAATTGCTTCAAAGGCCAAAGCTTCGAGTGCTCGATTTAAGGGGAAATGACCATTGTTTGCCAAGGTCCAATTGGAGTTGTTCCCTTGAGACACTGTATCTTTCTTATACAAAAATTGCAATACATTTAGAACATGATCTTATCAGTAATCTAAGGTCTGTGAAAAGATTGTCTCTTGGAGGTTGCAATTTTGTAGGTTCAAATGCAGCATTTTTTGGTGATTTAAGGCAACTCCATGAGTTATCTATCCCATTAGATAATTTTAGTGGTCAAATTCCAGCAGTATTTGAAAACCTTAAGCACCTCACTTTGTTGTCACTTTCATCTAACAAGTTCAGTGGTCAAATTCCCCCCTCGTTAGCAAACCTTAACCAGCTCATTAGTTTATTTCTTTTCAACAACAATCTCAATG GTCATTTCCAACATAATTCATTGATTTATATTTATTTGAGCAACAATAAGTTGGAAGGGGCAATGCCAAGTTCAGTTTGCAAGCTAAAGCTGGCCCAAGTTCATGACTTTTCCAACAATAGCTTTAACGATTTCATCCCACATTGTTTGGGAAGATTTAGCAATGATTTGTTGGTGTTGCATCTAGGCATGAACAATTTCCATGGAAGTATCCGTACATCATTTTCAAACAATAACAGCTTGATGTATTTGAACTTTAATGGCAATCTATTAGAAAGGCGAATTCCTTCAACCATCACCAATTGCAAAAATTTAGAAGTTTTGGATATTGGCAACAATAAGATAGATGATACCTTCCCTGTTTTTTGGCATACTCTTAAACAACTACAGGTTCTTATTCTACAATCCAACAAACTGCATGGATCTCTGAAAGATGCAATCGGCAATTATTCCTTCTCTAAGTTGCGAATTTTTGACATTTCCAACAATAGTTCTAGTGGACCTTGGCCACTTGAGTACTTCATTAGTCTTGAAGCCATGATAGTTCCAAATCAAGAGATTGAATACATGCGA TTGGTAGACTTGATATTTCTTTCAGTTTTTCACGTTTCACATTATCAACTTGAAGGACACATACCTCTGGACAAACAACTTGATACATTTGATAGTAATTCATATGAAGGAAACCCACGATTGTGTGGATTTCCACTAAGAAAAGCATGTGAAAATGGGGAAAGGCAACTAGTAACTCCATTAGAAGAAGATTCAAAGTCTGAAAATGGATTTGGTTGGAAAGCTGTTTTGATAGGGGATATATGTAGTTTTGTATTTGGTATTTAG